The Inediibacterium massiliense genome has a segment encoding these proteins:
- a CDS encoding SpoIIE family protein phosphatase has protein sequence MKVSLKELKDSNFFLNTIFENITSAILLVDRNIEVQQFNEPFQILFNKREDQIIGNLCGNVIGCKYTIEEKKNCGSTSNCDKCLIRKSIMKAFKEKTPTFKNVFNRQFYIKDQCIEKYFQFTTKHITFNEEDMVIIILDDITQIEISKKKLEERNKMIESYHKRLKDELFLAKNVQQNLIPKKIPELEGISLTSIYQPLEEIGGDLYDFIKIDEDTIGIFLSDISGHGVPAAMVTAMVKAIMETGKYLFNHPAVLMSYLNKKLMNIGTTMYLTALYGIYNIKTHEFTYIRCGHPYPILIRNHEYIELKTGGSTVLGVFENINFESKTIHLKPKDKLIFYTDGLTESIDHSPSHTTTLKEFILKYQNENIASLIHHIYEDISEYKKIKDFEDDICILGMEVKI, from the coding sequence ATGAAAGTATCTTTAAAAGAACTAAAAGATTCCAACTTTTTTTTAAATACAATTTTTGAAAATATTACTTCTGCTATTCTTTTGGTAGATAGAAATATAGAAGTTCAACAATTTAATGAACCTTTTCAAATATTATTTAATAAAAGAGAAGATCAAATTATTGGTAATCTTTGTGGCAATGTTATAGGATGCAAATATACAATTGAAGAGAAAAAAAATTGTGGTTCTACTAGTAATTGCGATAAATGTCTTATCAGAAAATCTATTATGAAAGCATTTAAAGAAAAAACTCCTACTTTCAAAAATGTATTCAATAGACAGTTTTATATAAAAGATCAATGTATAGAAAAATATTTTCAATTTACTACAAAACATATTACTTTTAATGAAGAAGATATGGTTATCATCATTTTAGATGACATTACCCAAATAGAAATCAGTAAGAAAAAATTAGAGGAAAGAAATAAGATGATTGAATCTTATCACAAACGTTTGAAAGACGAGCTATTCCTTGCAAAAAATGTTCAACAAAATTTAATTCCTAAAAAGATACCTGAATTAGAAGGAATCTCATTAACTTCTATTTACCAACCTCTTGAAGAAATTGGTGGAGATTTGTATGATTTTATAAAAATTGATGAAGATACTATAGGGATTTTTTTAAGTGATATATCTGGTCATGGAGTTCCTGCTGCCATGGTTACAGCAATGGTAAAAGCTATTATGGAAACAGGAAAATATTTATTTAATCATCCAGCTGTACTCATGAGCTATTTGAATAAGAAATTAATGAATATTGGTACAACTATGTACTTAACAGCTCTTTATGGAATTTATAACATAAAAACTCATGAATTTACTTATATAAGATGTGGCCACCCCTATCCTATATTAATCCGAAACCATGAATATATAGAATTAAAAACAGGTGGAAGTACTGTTTTAGGTGTATTTGAAAATATCAACTTTGAAAGTAAAACTATTCACCTTAAGCCAAAGGATAAACTTATTTTTTATACAGATGGATTAACTGAATCTATAGACCATTCTCCATCTCATACAACCACTTTAAAAGAATTTATATTAAAATATCAAAATGAAAATATTGCCTCTCTTATTCATCATATATATGAAGATATCTCTGAATATAAAAAAATTAAAGATTTTGAAGATGATATATGTATTTTAGGAATGGAGGTAAAAATTTAA
- a CDS encoding ArsB/NhaD family transporter codes for MLTLFLTVSIFILTYAVIISEKINRMTISFFGVILLVLFHVIDLKFAFSSIDFDTISLLIGMMIIVNITKRTGVFQYIAIRSAKLAKGDPWKILLILSIITAVSSALLDNVTTVLLIAPITLVMTEALEIDPIPFMFAQILSANIGGTATLIGDPPNIMIGSETGLGFMDFLLNLFPVVFIIFISTLFLLKRRYKSSLHVEERLKKKIMKMDEKLALTDIKLLKKSMTVLMCTIIGFAIHQFIGLETATVALSGAAILLLISNIDPEEILHEIEWITIFFFAFLFILVAALENVGVIDWIAHGMVDLTKGNLVFTALLILWVSALASSFLDNIPFVATMIPLIKSIGALSTFNILPLWWALALGACLGGNGTMIGASANVVVAGILEKHNHKISFIHYMKVAFPLMILSIIISTIYLYIFYL; via the coding sequence ATGTTGACATTATTTTTAACCGTATCCATTTTTATACTAACTTATGCAGTGATTATATCAGAAAAAATTAATCGTATGACGATTTCTTTTTTTGGAGTTATTTTACTTGTATTATTTCATGTGATTGATTTAAAATTTGCTTTTTCATCTATTGATTTTGATACAATTTCTTTGCTAATTGGAATGATGATTATTGTAAATATTACAAAAAGAACAGGGGTTTTTCAGTATATAGCTATTCGATCAGCAAAACTTGCGAAAGGAGATCCTTGGAAAATATTACTTATTTTATCTATTATTACAGCAGTTTCTTCTGCTTTATTAGACAATGTAACTACTGTTTTACTGATTGCTCCTATTACTTTAGTTATGACAGAAGCATTAGAAATTGATCCTATTCCATTTATGTTTGCTCAGATTCTTTCAGCTAATATAGGAGGAACAGCTACTTTAATTGGGGACCCTCCTAATATTATGATTGGAAGTGAAACGGGATTAGGATTTATGGACTTTTTATTGAATTTATTTCCTGTTGTCTTCATTATATTTATTAGTACATTATTTTTATTAAAAAGAAGATATAAGTCTAGCCTTCATGTAGAAGAAAGATTAAAGAAAAAAATAATGAAGATGGATGAAAAATTAGCTTTAACAGATATTAAATTATTAAAAAAATCCATGACTGTCTTAATGTGTACTATTATTGGATTTGCCATTCATCAGTTTATAGGATTAGAAACTGCAACGGTAGCATTGTCAGGAGCAGCAATACTATTACTTATTAGTAATATAGATCCTGAAGAGATTTTACATGAAATAGAGTGGATTACTATATTTTTCTTTGCATTTTTATTTATATTAGTAGCAGCTTTAGAGAATGTAGGAGTAATTGATTGGATTGCCCATGGTATGGTAGATTTAACAAAAGGAAATCTAGTTTTTACAGCACTTTTAATATTATGGGTTTCTGCTTTAGCATCTTCATTCTTAGATAATATTCCTTTTGTAGCAACTATGATTCCACTTATCAAAAGTATAGGTGCTTTATCTACTTTTAACATTCTTCCTTTATGGTGGGCATTAGCATTAGGAGCTTGTTTAGGAGGAAATGGAACCATGATTGGAGCGTCTGCTAATGTAGTAGTAGCAGGAATATTAGAAAAACACAATCATAAGATTTCTTTTATACATTATATGAAAGTAGCATTTCCTTTAATGATCTTATCTATTATTATTTCTACTATCTATTTATATATATTTTATTTATAG